The following are encoded in a window of Ricinus communis isolate WT05 ecotype wild-type chromosome 4, ASM1957865v1, whole genome shotgun sequence genomic DNA:
- the LOC8270480 gene encoding probable LRR receptor-like serine/threonine-protein kinase At1g56140 isoform X5: MIPETLLVLKHLIFLKLDKNYFTGPLPAFLGNLTALRTLAVAHNMLSGPIPKEIGNLKDLTLLSLGVNNFSGTLPPELGNLVKLEQLYINSCGLNGEIPPTFAKLTRIRILWAFDNPFTGNIPDFIGTWTELTTLRLQGNSFKGPIPSSFSNLVSMKSLRLSDLRNVSSTLDFIKNLKNLTDLNLRNALITDTIPLDIGEFQNLEALDLSFNNLRGQIPNALFSLSSLEFLFLGNNSLSGALPNEKSGLLQTIDLSYNNLSGRFPAWVNSNLQLNLVANNFVFDRSNMSVIPGLNCLQRNFPCNRNPPRYANFSIKCGGPEMRAAGILYEAENSTMGPASIHVTSTQKWAVSITGLFADRQNPVYVEHTQSQVTGTNSPDLYLTSRTSPGSIRYYGLGLQNGPYDISLLFAETGFQHKSSQIWESNGRRVFDIYIQGRLELKDFDISKEAGAIEIVVTKRFNINVTENHLEIHLFWAGMGTCCTPIQGNYGPIISAVNVVPAFRPTVSGIPPNTRKKSSTELIVGIAVSAGVLTFILIFVMFYVKVKAGKLDEEVLSGISSRPITFSYAELRTATKGFCPSNQLGEGGYGPVYKGTLIDGREVAVKQLSLASHQGKDQFITEIATISAVQHRNLVRLYGCCIEGNRRLLVYEYLMNKSLDQALFGTEMRNTSLCLDWPTRFNICLGTARGLAYLHEESRPRIVHRDVKASNILLDEELCPKLSDFGLAKLYDEKKTHISTRIAGTIGYMAPEYAMRGHLTEKADVFSFGVLALEVLSGIPNYESNSVEKKIYLLGWAWNLYENNQSLALLDPSLMGFDENEALRVIGVALLCTQSSPLTRPSMSRVVAMLAGDTEVSAIMSKPSYLSDWDLKDVHCDISYGCGDTTFTESKISSNKLHDHKYPINVDRGVGLAHSPLNITDPRLSDLIGGGR, from the exons ATGATTCCGGAAACACTTCTAGTTTTGAAACACCTAATATTTTT gaAACTCGACAAAAATTACTTCACAGGTCCGTTGCCGGCATTTCTTGGAAATTTAACTGCACTAAGGACTTT GGCGGTTGCTCACAATATGTTATCCGGACCCATTCCAAAGGAAATTGGAAACCTTAAGGACCTAACTTTGTT GTCACTTGGCGTAAACAATTTCTCCGGAACACTTCCGCCTGAATTGGGAAATTTGGTCAAACTAGAGCAATT GTATATTAATAGTTGTGGATTAAATGGTGAAATTCCCCCAACGTTTGCCAAACTCACAAGGATTAGAATCTT GTGGGCATTCGATAATCCTTTCACCGGCAACATACCAGACTTCATTGGGACTTGGACAGAGCTTACAACATT GAGATTGCAAGGTAATTCTTTTAAAGGTCCAATTCCATCCAGCTTCTCTAACTTGGTGTCAATGAAATCTTT GCGACTCAGTGATTTACGTAATGTGAGCTCTACTCTTGATTTTATcaagaatttgaagaatttgACAGACTT gaATCTAAGGAATGCATTGATCACTGATACTATTCCACTTGACATTGGAGAATTCCAAAATCTAGAGGCATT GGACTTAAGCTTCAATAACTTAAGAGGCCAAATTCCAAATGCTCTATTCAGTTTGAGTTCTCTCGAGTTCTT GTTTCTTGGAAACAATAGCCTATCTGGAGCCCTTCCTAATGAAAAAAGTGGTCTTCTTCAAACTAT AGACTTATCTTACAATAATCTTTCAGGAAGATTTCCTGCATGGGTAAACTCAAATCTACAACT gaacTTAGTGGCCAACAACTTTGTATTTGATCGCTCAAACATGAG TGTTATTCCGGGATTGAACTGTCTGCAGAGAAACTTTCCTTGCAATAGGAATCCTCCACGCT ATGCAAATTTTTCAATCAAGTGTGGTGGCCCGGAGATGAGAGCTGCTGGCATACTGTATGAGGCCGAAAATTCAACAATGGGTCCAGCATCAATCCATGTAACAAGTACCCAAAAATGGGCAGTCAGTATTACAGGCTTGTTTGCTGATAGGCAAAATCCAGTATATGTTGAACATACCCAATCACAAGTGACGGGCACCAACAGTCCAGACCTTTATCTGACTTCAAGGACCTCTCCAGGTTCAATTAGATATTATGGACTAGGTCTTCAAAATGGGCCTTATGACATAAGCCTATTATTTGCAGAAACAGGATTCCAACACAAAAGCTCGCAAATTTGGGAGAGCAATGGAAGGCGTGTTTTTGACATCTATATTCAG GGACGCCTTGAGTTGAAGGACTTTGACATATCAAAGGAGGCAGGAGCAATTGAGATAGTGGTTACAAAGAGgtttaatattaatgttaCTGAAAATCATCTTGAAATCCACTTGTTCTGGGCTGGTATGGGAACCTGTTGCACTCCCATACAAGGCAATTATGGACCCATCATTTCAGCTGTAAATGTTGTTCCCG CTTTTAGACCAACAGTTAGTGGAATACCACCTAATACTCGGAAGAAAAGCAGCACAGAATTGATTGTTGGTATTGCTGTCTCTGCTGGAGTCTTGACCTTCATACTAATATTTGTAATGTTTTACGTCAAAGTAAAAGCAGGAAAGCTTGATGAGGAAG TGCTCTCTGGAATCAGCTCAAGACCTATCACTTTTAGTTATGCTGAATTGAGAACGGCCACTAAAGGTTTTTGTCCCTCAAATCAGCTAGGAGAAGGGGGGTATGGCCCTGTATACAAG GGTACACTTATTGATGGTAGGGAAGTAGCAGTGAAGCAACTTTCACTGGCATCTCATCAGGGAAAGGATCAATTTATAACTGAGATTGCTACCATATCTGCAGTTCAGCATCGCAATCTTGTAAGACTGTATGGCTGCTGTATTGAAGGAAATAGGCGCCTCTTGGTTTATGAATATCTCATGAACAAGAGCCTTGATCAGGCACTCTTTGGTACGGAGATGA GAAACACTAGCTTGTGTCTTGACTGGCCAACCCGATTCAATATTTGCTTAGGAACTGCTAGAGGGCTAGCTTATCTTCATGAGGAGTCGAGGCCAAGGATTGTGCATCGAGATGTGAAGGCAAGTAACATTTTGCTTGATGAAGAACTCTGCCCCAAATTATCAGATTTTGGATTGGCAAAGCTGTATGATGAGAAGAAAACCCACATCAGCACTCGAATTGCGGGGACCAT CGGTTATATGGCACCCGAGTATGCAATGCGTGGACATTTAACAGAGAAAGCAGATGTTTTTAGCTTTGGTGTTCTTGCTTTAGAAGTCCTCAGTGGAATACCAAACTATGAGAGTAACTCGGTAGAGAAAAAGATATATCTTCTTGGATGG GCATGGAATCTGTATGAAAATAACCAAAGTTTAGCATTACTGGATCCAAGTTTAATGGGTTTTGATGAAAATGAAGCTCTTCGAGTTATAGGAGTTGCCCTCTTATGCACTCAGTCATCACCCTTAACACGACCGTCAATGTCGCGTGTTGTGGCAATGCTTGCTGGGGACACTGAAGTTAGTGCTATTATGTCGAAACCTAGCTATTTGAGTGACTGGGATCTTAAGGATGTACACTGTGACATCTCCTATGGCTGTGGAGATACTACATTTACTGAATCAAAGATTAGTAGCAACAAGTTGCATGATCATAAGTATCCAATTAATGTTGATCGAGGAGTTGGTTTAGCACACTCTCCACTAAATATCACAGATCCAAGACTTAGCGACCTCATTGGGGGAGGAAGGTGa
- the LOC8270480 gene encoding probable LRR receptor-like serine/threonine-protein kinase At1g56140 isoform X1 has product MNKPQHPSPSPSPSSAFSYALLFFILFLSLHSSTAQNATTATDPAEVRALNEILQGWSTQSTDSWNISGDPCTGTAIDESDIEAPGNSPSIKCDCSFDNNSTCHITRLLVFNLNRRGMIPETLLVLKHLIFLKLDKNYFTGPLPAFLGNLTALRTLAVAHNMLSGPIPKEIGNLKDLTLLSLGVNNFSGTLPPELGNLVKLEQLYINSCGLNGEIPPTFAKLTRIRILWAFDNPFTGNIPDFIGTWTELTTLRLQGNSFKGPIPSSFSNLVSMKSLRLSDLRNVSSTLDFIKNLKNLTDLNLRNALITDTIPLDIGEFQNLEALDLSFNNLRGQIPNALFSLSSLEFLFLGNNSLSGALPNEKSGLLQTIDLSYNNLSGRFPAWVNSNLQLNLVANNFVFDRSNMSVIPGLNCLQRNFPCNRNPPRYANFSIKCGGPEMRAAGILYEAENSTMGPASIHVTSTQKWAVSITGLFADRQNPVYVEHTQSQVTGTNSPDLYLTSRTSPGSIRYYGLGLQNGPYDISLLFAETGFQHKSSQIWESNGRRVFDIYIQGRLELKDFDISKEAGAIEIVVTKRFNINVTENHLEIHLFWAGMGTCCTPIQGNYGPIISAVNVVPAFRPTVSGIPPNTRKKSSTELIVGIAVSAGVLTFILIFVMFYVKVKAGKLDEEVLSGISSRPITFSYAELRTATKGFCPSNQLGEGGYGPVYKGTLIDGREVAVKQLSLASHQGKDQFITEIATISAVQHRNLVRLYGCCIEGNRRLLVYEYLMNKSLDQALFGTEMRNTSLCLDWPTRFNICLGTARGLAYLHEESRPRIVHRDVKASNILLDEELCPKLSDFGLAKLYDEKKTHISTRIAGTIGYMAPEYAMRGHLTEKADVFSFGVLALEVLSGIPNYESNSVEKKIYLLGWAWNLYENNQSLALLDPSLMGFDENEALRVIGVALLCTQSSPLTRPSMSRVVAMLAGDTEVSAIMSKPSYLSDWDLKDVHCDISYGCGDTTFTESKISSNKLHDHKYPINVDRGVGLAHSPLNITDPRLSDLIGGGR; this is encoded by the exons TGAGAGCATTAAACGAGATACTTCAAGGGTGGTCTACACAATCTACGGATTCATGGAATATAAGTGGAGATCCATGTACTGGAACTGCCATTGATGAATCTGATATCGAAGCTCCAGGGAACAGCCCTTCTATCAAATGCGATTGCTCCTTCGACAATAATTCGACCTGCCACATTACTCGACT GTTAGTATTTAATCTGAACAGACGTGGGATGATTCCGGAAACACTTCTAGTTTTGAAACACCTAATATTTTT gaAACTCGACAAAAATTACTTCACAGGTCCGTTGCCGGCATTTCTTGGAAATTTAACTGCACTAAGGACTTT GGCGGTTGCTCACAATATGTTATCCGGACCCATTCCAAAGGAAATTGGAAACCTTAAGGACCTAACTTTGTT GTCACTTGGCGTAAACAATTTCTCCGGAACACTTCCGCCTGAATTGGGAAATTTGGTCAAACTAGAGCAATT GTATATTAATAGTTGTGGATTAAATGGTGAAATTCCCCCAACGTTTGCCAAACTCACAAGGATTAGAATCTT GTGGGCATTCGATAATCCTTTCACCGGCAACATACCAGACTTCATTGGGACTTGGACAGAGCTTACAACATT GAGATTGCAAGGTAATTCTTTTAAAGGTCCAATTCCATCCAGCTTCTCTAACTTGGTGTCAATGAAATCTTT GCGACTCAGTGATTTACGTAATGTGAGCTCTACTCTTGATTTTATcaagaatttgaagaatttgACAGACTT gaATCTAAGGAATGCATTGATCACTGATACTATTCCACTTGACATTGGAGAATTCCAAAATCTAGAGGCATT GGACTTAAGCTTCAATAACTTAAGAGGCCAAATTCCAAATGCTCTATTCAGTTTGAGTTCTCTCGAGTTCTT GTTTCTTGGAAACAATAGCCTATCTGGAGCCCTTCCTAATGAAAAAAGTGGTCTTCTTCAAACTAT AGACTTATCTTACAATAATCTTTCAGGAAGATTTCCTGCATGGGTAAACTCAAATCTACAACT gaacTTAGTGGCCAACAACTTTGTATTTGATCGCTCAAACATGAG TGTTATTCCGGGATTGAACTGTCTGCAGAGAAACTTTCCTTGCAATAGGAATCCTCCACGCT ATGCAAATTTTTCAATCAAGTGTGGTGGCCCGGAGATGAGAGCTGCTGGCATACTGTATGAGGCCGAAAATTCAACAATGGGTCCAGCATCAATCCATGTAACAAGTACCCAAAAATGGGCAGTCAGTATTACAGGCTTGTTTGCTGATAGGCAAAATCCAGTATATGTTGAACATACCCAATCACAAGTGACGGGCACCAACAGTCCAGACCTTTATCTGACTTCAAGGACCTCTCCAGGTTCAATTAGATATTATGGACTAGGTCTTCAAAATGGGCCTTATGACATAAGCCTATTATTTGCAGAAACAGGATTCCAACACAAAAGCTCGCAAATTTGGGAGAGCAATGGAAGGCGTGTTTTTGACATCTATATTCAG GGACGCCTTGAGTTGAAGGACTTTGACATATCAAAGGAGGCAGGAGCAATTGAGATAGTGGTTACAAAGAGgtttaatattaatgttaCTGAAAATCATCTTGAAATCCACTTGTTCTGGGCTGGTATGGGAACCTGTTGCACTCCCATACAAGGCAATTATGGACCCATCATTTCAGCTGTAAATGTTGTTCCCG CTTTTAGACCAACAGTTAGTGGAATACCACCTAATACTCGGAAGAAAAGCAGCACAGAATTGATTGTTGGTATTGCTGTCTCTGCTGGAGTCTTGACCTTCATACTAATATTTGTAATGTTTTACGTCAAAGTAAAAGCAGGAAAGCTTGATGAGGAAG TGCTCTCTGGAATCAGCTCAAGACCTATCACTTTTAGTTATGCTGAATTGAGAACGGCCACTAAAGGTTTTTGTCCCTCAAATCAGCTAGGAGAAGGGGGGTATGGCCCTGTATACAAG GGTACACTTATTGATGGTAGGGAAGTAGCAGTGAAGCAACTTTCACTGGCATCTCATCAGGGAAAGGATCAATTTATAACTGAGATTGCTACCATATCTGCAGTTCAGCATCGCAATCTTGTAAGACTGTATGGCTGCTGTATTGAAGGAAATAGGCGCCTCTTGGTTTATGAATATCTCATGAACAAGAGCCTTGATCAGGCACTCTTTGGTACGGAGATGA GAAACACTAGCTTGTGTCTTGACTGGCCAACCCGATTCAATATTTGCTTAGGAACTGCTAGAGGGCTAGCTTATCTTCATGAGGAGTCGAGGCCAAGGATTGTGCATCGAGATGTGAAGGCAAGTAACATTTTGCTTGATGAAGAACTCTGCCCCAAATTATCAGATTTTGGATTGGCAAAGCTGTATGATGAGAAGAAAACCCACATCAGCACTCGAATTGCGGGGACCAT CGGTTATATGGCACCCGAGTATGCAATGCGTGGACATTTAACAGAGAAAGCAGATGTTTTTAGCTTTGGTGTTCTTGCTTTAGAAGTCCTCAGTGGAATACCAAACTATGAGAGTAACTCGGTAGAGAAAAAGATATATCTTCTTGGATGG GCATGGAATCTGTATGAAAATAACCAAAGTTTAGCATTACTGGATCCAAGTTTAATGGGTTTTGATGAAAATGAAGCTCTTCGAGTTATAGGAGTTGCCCTCTTATGCACTCAGTCATCACCCTTAACACGACCGTCAATGTCGCGTGTTGTGGCAATGCTTGCTGGGGACACTGAAGTTAGTGCTATTATGTCGAAACCTAGCTATTTGAGTGACTGGGATCTTAAGGATGTACACTGTGACATCTCCTATGGCTGTGGAGATACTACATTTACTGAATCAAAGATTAGTAGCAACAAGTTGCATGATCATAAGTATCCAATTAATGTTGATCGAGGAGTTGGTTTAGCACACTCTCCACTAAATATCACAGATCCAAGACTTAGCGACCTCATTGGGGGAGGAAGGTGa
- the LOC8270480 gene encoding probable LRR receptor-like serine/threonine-protein kinase At1g56140 isoform X2, whose protein sequence is MNKPQHPSPSPSPSSAFSYALLFFILFLSLHSSTAQNATTATDPAEVRALNEILQGWSTQSTDSWNISGDPCTGTAIDESDIEAPGNSPSIKCDCSFDNNSTCHITRLLVFNLNRRGMIPETLLVLKHLIFLKLDKNYFTGPLPAFLGNLTALRTLAVAHNMLSGPIPKEIGNLKDLTLLSLGVNNFSGTLPPELGNLVKLEQLYINSCGLNGEIPPTFAKLTRIRILWAFDNPFTGNIPDFIGTWTELTTLRLQGNSFKGPIPSSFSNLVSMKSLRLSDLRNVSSTLDFIKNLKNLTDLNLRNALITDTIPLDIGEFQNLEALDLSFNNLRGQIPNALFSLSSLEFLFLGNNSLSGALPNEKSGLLQTIDLSYNNLSGRFPAWVNSNLQLNLVANNFVFDRSNMSVIPGLNCLQRNFPCNRNPPRYANFSIKCGGPEMRAAGILYEAENSTMGPASIHVTSTQKWAVSITGLFADRQNPVYVEHTQSQVTGTNSPDLYLTSRTSPGSIRYYGLGLQNGPYDISLLFAETGFQHKSSQIWESNGRRVFDIYIQGRLELKDFDISKEAGAIEIVVTKRFNINVTENHLEIHLFWAGMGTCCTPIQGNYGPIISAVNVVPAFRPTVSGIPPNTRKKSSTELIVGIAVSAGVLTFILIFVMFYVKVKAGKLDEEVLSGISSRPITFSYAELRTATKGFCPSNQLGEGGYGPVYKGTLIDGREVAVKQLSLASHQGKDQFITEIATISAVQHRNLVRLYGCCIEGNRRLLVYEYLMNKSLDQALFGNTSLCLDWPTRFNICLGTARGLAYLHEESRPRIVHRDVKASNILLDEELCPKLSDFGLAKLYDEKKTHISTRIAGTIGYMAPEYAMRGHLTEKADVFSFGVLALEVLSGIPNYESNSVEKKIYLLGWAWNLYENNQSLALLDPSLMGFDENEALRVIGVALLCTQSSPLTRPSMSRVVAMLAGDTEVSAIMSKPSYLSDWDLKDVHCDISYGCGDTTFTESKISSNKLHDHKYPINVDRGVGLAHSPLNITDPRLSDLIGGGR, encoded by the exons TGAGAGCATTAAACGAGATACTTCAAGGGTGGTCTACACAATCTACGGATTCATGGAATATAAGTGGAGATCCATGTACTGGAACTGCCATTGATGAATCTGATATCGAAGCTCCAGGGAACAGCCCTTCTATCAAATGCGATTGCTCCTTCGACAATAATTCGACCTGCCACATTACTCGACT GTTAGTATTTAATCTGAACAGACGTGGGATGATTCCGGAAACACTTCTAGTTTTGAAACACCTAATATTTTT gaAACTCGACAAAAATTACTTCACAGGTCCGTTGCCGGCATTTCTTGGAAATTTAACTGCACTAAGGACTTT GGCGGTTGCTCACAATATGTTATCCGGACCCATTCCAAAGGAAATTGGAAACCTTAAGGACCTAACTTTGTT GTCACTTGGCGTAAACAATTTCTCCGGAACACTTCCGCCTGAATTGGGAAATTTGGTCAAACTAGAGCAATT GTATATTAATAGTTGTGGATTAAATGGTGAAATTCCCCCAACGTTTGCCAAACTCACAAGGATTAGAATCTT GTGGGCATTCGATAATCCTTTCACCGGCAACATACCAGACTTCATTGGGACTTGGACAGAGCTTACAACATT GAGATTGCAAGGTAATTCTTTTAAAGGTCCAATTCCATCCAGCTTCTCTAACTTGGTGTCAATGAAATCTTT GCGACTCAGTGATTTACGTAATGTGAGCTCTACTCTTGATTTTATcaagaatttgaagaatttgACAGACTT gaATCTAAGGAATGCATTGATCACTGATACTATTCCACTTGACATTGGAGAATTCCAAAATCTAGAGGCATT GGACTTAAGCTTCAATAACTTAAGAGGCCAAATTCCAAATGCTCTATTCAGTTTGAGTTCTCTCGAGTTCTT GTTTCTTGGAAACAATAGCCTATCTGGAGCCCTTCCTAATGAAAAAAGTGGTCTTCTTCAAACTAT AGACTTATCTTACAATAATCTTTCAGGAAGATTTCCTGCATGGGTAAACTCAAATCTACAACT gaacTTAGTGGCCAACAACTTTGTATTTGATCGCTCAAACATGAG TGTTATTCCGGGATTGAACTGTCTGCAGAGAAACTTTCCTTGCAATAGGAATCCTCCACGCT ATGCAAATTTTTCAATCAAGTGTGGTGGCCCGGAGATGAGAGCTGCTGGCATACTGTATGAGGCCGAAAATTCAACAATGGGTCCAGCATCAATCCATGTAACAAGTACCCAAAAATGGGCAGTCAGTATTACAGGCTTGTTTGCTGATAGGCAAAATCCAGTATATGTTGAACATACCCAATCACAAGTGACGGGCACCAACAGTCCAGACCTTTATCTGACTTCAAGGACCTCTCCAGGTTCAATTAGATATTATGGACTAGGTCTTCAAAATGGGCCTTATGACATAAGCCTATTATTTGCAGAAACAGGATTCCAACACAAAAGCTCGCAAATTTGGGAGAGCAATGGAAGGCGTGTTTTTGACATCTATATTCAG GGACGCCTTGAGTTGAAGGACTTTGACATATCAAAGGAGGCAGGAGCAATTGAGATAGTGGTTACAAAGAGgtttaatattaatgttaCTGAAAATCATCTTGAAATCCACTTGTTCTGGGCTGGTATGGGAACCTGTTGCACTCCCATACAAGGCAATTATGGACCCATCATTTCAGCTGTAAATGTTGTTCCCG CTTTTAGACCAACAGTTAGTGGAATACCACCTAATACTCGGAAGAAAAGCAGCACAGAATTGATTGTTGGTATTGCTGTCTCTGCTGGAGTCTTGACCTTCATACTAATATTTGTAATGTTTTACGTCAAAGTAAAAGCAGGAAAGCTTGATGAGGAAG TGCTCTCTGGAATCAGCTCAAGACCTATCACTTTTAGTTATGCTGAATTGAGAACGGCCACTAAAGGTTTTTGTCCCTCAAATCAGCTAGGAGAAGGGGGGTATGGCCCTGTATACAAG GGTACACTTATTGATGGTAGGGAAGTAGCAGTGAAGCAACTTTCACTGGCATCTCATCAGGGAAAGGATCAATTTATAACTGAGATTGCTACCATATCTGCAGTTCAGCATCGCAATCTTGTAAGACTGTATGGCTGCTGTATTGAAGGAAATAGGCGCCTCTTGGTTTATGAATATCTCATGAACAAGAGCCTTGATCAGGCACTCTTTG GAAACACTAGCTTGTGTCTTGACTGGCCAACCCGATTCAATATTTGCTTAGGAACTGCTAGAGGGCTAGCTTATCTTCATGAGGAGTCGAGGCCAAGGATTGTGCATCGAGATGTGAAGGCAAGTAACATTTTGCTTGATGAAGAACTCTGCCCCAAATTATCAGATTTTGGATTGGCAAAGCTGTATGATGAGAAGAAAACCCACATCAGCACTCGAATTGCGGGGACCAT CGGTTATATGGCACCCGAGTATGCAATGCGTGGACATTTAACAGAGAAAGCAGATGTTTTTAGCTTTGGTGTTCTTGCTTTAGAAGTCCTCAGTGGAATACCAAACTATGAGAGTAACTCGGTAGAGAAAAAGATATATCTTCTTGGATGG GCATGGAATCTGTATGAAAATAACCAAAGTTTAGCATTACTGGATCCAAGTTTAATGGGTTTTGATGAAAATGAAGCTCTTCGAGTTATAGGAGTTGCCCTCTTATGCACTCAGTCATCACCCTTAACACGACCGTCAATGTCGCGTGTTGTGGCAATGCTTGCTGGGGACACTGAAGTTAGTGCTATTATGTCGAAACCTAGCTATTTGAGTGACTGGGATCTTAAGGATGTACACTGTGACATCTCCTATGGCTGTGGAGATACTACATTTACTGAATCAAAGATTAGTAGCAACAAGTTGCATGATCATAAGTATCCAATTAATGTTGATCGAGGAGTTGGTTTAGCACACTCTCCACTAAATATCACAGATCCAAGACTTAGCGACCTCATTGGGGGAGGAAGGTGa